One genomic segment of Manis pentadactyla isolate mManPen7 chromosome 1, mManPen7.hap1, whole genome shotgun sequence includes these proteins:
- the NR2C2 gene encoding nuclear receptor subfamily 2 group C member 2 isoform X1 yields MTSPSPRIQIISTDSAVASPQRIQIVTDQQTGQKIQIVTAVDASGSPKQQFILTSPDGAGTGKVILASPETSSAKQLIFTTSDNLVPGRIQIVTDSASVERLLGKADVQRPQVVEYCVVCGDKASGRHYGAVSCEGCKGFFKRSVRKNLTYSCRSNQDCVINKHHRNRCQFCRLKKCLEMGMKMESVQSERKPFDVQREKPSNCAASTEKIYIRKDLRSPLIATPTFVADKDGARQTGLLDPGMLVNIQQPLIREDGTVLLATDSKAETSQGALGTLANVVTSLANLTESLNNGDASEMQPEDQSASEITRAFDTLAKALNTTDSSSPPSLGDGIDASGGGGIHVISRDQATPIIEVEGPLLSDTHVTFKLTMPSPMPEYLNVHYICESASRLLFLSMHWARSIPAFQALGQDCNTSLVRACWNELFTLGLAQCSQVMSLSTILAAIVNHLQNSIQEDKLSGDRIKQVMEHIWKLQEFCNSMAKLDVDGYEYAYLKAIVLFSPDHPGLTSTSQIEKFQEKAQMELQDYVQKTYSEDTYRLARILVRLPALRLMSSNITEELFFTGLIGNVSIDSIIPYILKMETAEYNGQITGASL; encoded by the exons ATGACCAGCCCCTCCCCGCGCATCCAGATAATCTCCACCGACTCTGCGGTAGCCTCACCTCAGCGCATTCAG ATTGTGACAGACCAGCAGACAGGACAGAAGATCCAGATAGTGACCGCAGTGGACGCCTCCGGGTCCCCCAAGCAGCAGTTCATCCTGACCAGCCCAGATGGAGCTGGAACTGGGAAGGTGATCCTGGCCTCCCCGGAGACATCCAGTGCCAAGCAGCTTATATTTACCACCTCAGACAACCTTGTTCCTGGCAGGATCCAG ATCGTCACGGACTCTGCTTCTGTGGAGCGTTTGCTGGGGAAGGCCGACGTCCAGCGGCCCCAGGTGGTGGAGTACTGTGTGGTCTGTGGGGACAAAGCCTCTG GCCGTCACTATGGAGCTGTCAGTTGTGAAGGTTGCAAAGGGTTCTTCAAAAGGAGTGTAAGGAAGAATCTGACGTACAGCTGCCGGAGCAACCAGGACTGCGTCATCAATAAACACCACCGTAACCGCTGCCAGTTCTGCCGGCTGAAGAAGTGCTTGGAGATGGGCATGAAGATGGAAT CTGTGCAGAGTGAACGGAAGCCTTTTGATGTGCAACGGGAGAAACCAAGCAATTGTGCTGCTTCCACTGAGAAAATCTATATCCGGAAGGACCTGAGGAGTCCTCTGATAGCCACTCCCACGTTTGTGGCAGATAAAGATGGAGCAAG ACAAACAGGTCTTCTTGATCCAGGGATGCTTGTGAACATCCAGCAGCCTTTGATACGTGAGGATGGCACAGTTCTCCTGGCCACGGACTCCAAG gCTGAAACAAGCCAGGGAGCTCTGGGCACACTGGCGAATGTAGTGACCTCCCTTGCCAATCTGACTGAGTCCCTCAACAATGGTGATGCTTCGGAAATGCAGCCAGAGGACCAGTCTGCAAGTGAGATTACTCG GGCATTTGATACCTTAGCTAAAGCACTTAATACCACAGACAGCTCCTCGCCCCCCAGCCTGGGGGATGGGATAGATGCCAGTGGAGGAGGGGGCATCCATGTCATCAGCAGAGACCAGGCCACGCCCATCATAGAGGTCGAAGGCCCCCTCCTTTCAGACACTCATGTCACATTTAAG ctcaCGATGCCCAGCCCAATGCCGGAGTACCTCAACGTGCACTACATCTGCGAGTCTGCATCCCGCCTGCTTTTCCTCTCCATGCACTGGGCCAGGTCAATCCCTGCCTTTCAGGCTCTGGG ACAAGACTGCAACACCAGCCTGGTGCGGGCCTGCTGGAACGAGCTCTTCACCCTCGGCCTGGCGCAGTGCTCCCAGGTCATGAGTCTCTCCACCATCCTGGCGGCCATCGTCAACCACCTGCAGAACAGCATCCAGGAAg ATAAGCTTTCCGGTGACCGGATAAAGCAAGTCATGGAGCACATCTGGAAGCTGCAGGAGTTCTGCAATAGCATGGCTAAGCTGGATGTCGACGGCTATGAGTACGCCTACCTGAAGGCCATCGTGCTCTTTAGTCCAG ATCATCCAGGTTTGACCAGCACAAGCCAGATTGAAAAATTCCAAGAAAAGGCACAGATGGAGTTACAGGACTATGTTCAGAAAACCTACTCAGAAGACACCTACCG